The sequence below is a genomic window from Campylobacter ornithocola.
ATTTAAAAAAATCTCAATATTTAAATTTCTTAACCGGCGCAGGACTTATAAAATCTTTTGTTGATGATGATATAGTTGAAATCAAACTTAGTGGGGTAAAGGATATTAAAGAAGCTTTTGAGTATAAAGGTAGAATTTGGCAAGGCTGTAATACTGGTGTTCCACATATAGTGACTTTTGTCGATGATTTGAATGAATTTGATGTAAATTTATGTAAAGAAATGCGCAAAAAATATAATGCAAATATAAATTTTGCTAAGATAGAAAATGAAGAATTTGTAAGAGTTAGAACTTACGAACGTGGAGTAGAAGATGAAACCTTAGCTTGCGGTACAGGTATGGGAGCTTGTTTTTATCTAGCGTATTTAAATCATAAAATTAAAGATGATATTTTGGTAAAACCAAAAAGTGAAGAAAATTTATATTTTAGATTAGAAGGTGATCAGATATTTTTTAGAGGAAAGGTAAAGTGCTGTTTTGAAGCTGATTATAATTTTACTTAGTAGTGTTTTATTTTTAAAAGCTGAATTTATTGCAGGTTTTGATGAATATTATTATACTTTAAGTATAAAAGAAAAGCGTGAGGTTTTTATCAAAAAGATTAGCGCCTTGTTAGATGTTTCTTTTAAAGAAATTGAAAATGAAAAAGAATTTGTAGAATCTTTTTTTAAAGAAGCTATGAAAAATAATTTTAGAAAATTAAATACTGTTGCTATGCAAAAATTATGGTTTTTAAAAGAAAAATATCGTGTGAAAAATTTATATGATTTACAAGA
It includes:
- the dapF gene encoding diaminopimelate epimerase, with the translated sequence MKFYKYCASGNDFVVFADNEKKDRNELAKILCNRYEGIGADGLIVVVPHDRYDFEWEFYNCDGSKANMCGNGSRAAAHFAHHYLKKSQYLNFLTGAGLIKSFVDDDIVEIKLSGVKDIKEAFEYKGRIWQGCNTGVPHIVTFVDDLNEFDVNLCKEMRKKYNANINFAKIENEEFVRVRTYERGVEDETLACGTGMGACFYLAYLNHKIKDDILVKPKSEENLYFRLEGDQIFFRGKVKCCFEADYNFT